One window from the genome of Cryobacterium sp. GrIS_2_6 encodes:
- a CDS encoding aldehyde dehydrogenase family protein has protein sequence MTSTEPTAVNERPADELSAAVRAALDTVVSGLDAGVARWADMPLAARSALLAAVAATVAAQAERWVRVAALAKGLDQDSPLVGEEWLSGPYVVLTNLATLQNSIRALDRGESPLRATRFGRAPGGRITVPVLPGTPFEALLLHGFSAEAWLRPGVTEEEARSRAGLGQRHPSRTGGVGLVLGAGNITSIPPLDVLYELIAHNRVSVLKVNPVLDALSPVYADAFAPLIEAGLLSIVSGGAAVGGYLAHHEGVSHVHITGSAATHDVVVFGPGAEGRARRAAGTPLLQKPITSELGGVAPIIVLPGTWSRRDVIFQAEHVATQRLHNGGYNCIAGQVVVLSRDWPQKADFLAALRAALAAAPARPPWYPGSDARVRAALAAYPEATRLGPAGGRLLVEAGTADPAALTGVEAFAPVLGVIELEGTGQAFLDAAVTAANEDFLGTLGANILGTPATIRGLGRGFTAALERLRYGTIAVNAWTAMGFLTAAAPWGAFPGHSLADVQSGIGVVHNALLLADTERTIVRGPFRPFPRSVWHGEFALFPKPPWFVSARSAAKTTRLFTEFVGRPSWWKTPAIFLSAFRA, from the coding sequence ATGACCTCGACCGAACCGACCGCCGTCAACGAACGTCCCGCCGACGAGCTCTCCGCGGCAGTCCGCGCGGCCCTCGACACGGTCGTCTCCGGCCTCGACGCCGGCGTTGCCCGCTGGGCGGACATGCCCCTGGCCGCGCGCTCCGCATTGCTCGCTGCCGTCGCCGCAACGGTCGCGGCCCAGGCCGAGCGCTGGGTGCGGGTCGCGGCCCTCGCAAAGGGGCTCGACCAGGACTCCCCGCTCGTCGGCGAGGAGTGGCTGTCCGGCCCCTACGTCGTGCTGACGAACCTCGCGACCCTGCAGAACTCGATCAGAGCCCTCGATCGCGGTGAGAGCCCACTCCGGGCCACCCGCTTCGGGCGCGCCCCCGGTGGCCGGATCACCGTTCCCGTGCTCCCGGGCACCCCCTTCGAGGCACTCCTGCTGCACGGTTTCTCCGCTGAGGCCTGGCTCAGGCCTGGCGTGACCGAGGAGGAGGCGCGGTCGCGTGCCGGGCTCGGCCAGCGGCATCCGTCACGCACCGGGGGAGTCGGTCTCGTGCTGGGAGCTGGCAACATCACGTCGATCCCGCCGCTCGACGTGCTCTACGAACTGATCGCGCACAACCGAGTCTCGGTGCTCAAGGTCAATCCCGTGCTCGACGCCCTCTCTCCGGTCTACGCGGATGCCTTCGCCCCCCTCATCGAGGCGGGACTGCTCTCGATCGTCTCCGGCGGCGCGGCGGTCGGCGGGTACCTCGCCCACCACGAGGGTGTAAGCCACGTGCACATCACCGGAAGTGCGGCGACCCACGATGTCGTCGTCTTCGGCCCGGGTGCCGAGGGACGCGCCCGGCGCGCCGCCGGCACCCCCCTGCTGCAGAAGCCCATCACGAGCGAGCTCGGCGGGGTAGCGCCGATCATCGTCCTCCCCGGGACCTGGAGTCGCCGGGACGTGATCTTCCAGGCCGAGCACGTGGCCACCCAGCGCCTGCACAACGGCGGCTACAACTGCATCGCCGGTCAGGTGGTCGTGCTCAGCCGCGACTGGCCGCAGAAGGCAGACTTCCTCGCGGCGCTGCGGGCGGCCCTCGCCGCAGCGCCCGCACGGCCGCCCTGGTACCCGGGAAGCGACGCCCGGGTACGCGCCGCGCTCGCCGCCTACCCCGAGGCCACCCGGCTCGGCCCGGCCGGCGGTCGTCTCCTGGTCGAGGCGGGTACGGCAGACCCCGCCGCGCTCACCGGCGTCGAGGCCTTCGCTCCCGTGCTCGGCGTCATCGAACTCGAAGGGACCGGACAGGCCTTCCTCGACGCGGCGGTCACCGCGGCCAACGAGGACTTCCTCGGCACTCTCGGCGCGAACATCCTCGGCACCCCGGCCACGATCCGCGGGCTCGGCAGGGGGTTCACCGCGGCGCTTGAGCGCCTGCGCTACGGCACGATCGCCGTCAACGCCTGGACGGCCATGGGCTTCCTCACGGCAGCGGCGCCGTGGGGTGCGTTCCCCGGCCACTCGCTGGCCGACGTCCAAAGCGGCATCGGCGTCGTGCACAACGCGCTCCTGCTCGCCGACACCGAGCGCACCATCGTCCGCGGGCCGTTCCGGCCCTTCCCCCGGTCGGTCTGGCACGGCGAATTCGCGCTCTTCCCGAAGCCGCCGTGGTTCGTCAGCGCGCGGAGCGCGGCGAAGACCACCCGGCTCTTCACCGAATTCGTCGGCCGGCCGTCCTGGTGGAAGACGCCCGCGATCTTCCTCTCGGCCTTCCGGGCGTGA
- a CDS encoding AMP-binding protein → MIIASTHPDVEIPDLSVYDYLFGSITEEDRDRTAMIDAATGVPTSYRELVAGIDAVAGALSARGIGLGDVVALHAPNSTAFAIMFHGILRSGATATTINSLYGAAEIASQLRDSQARLLFTVTPFLPQASEAAALAGLAADAVALLDHDGTRLSLADLILEGHPAPVVVFDPATHVAVLPYSSGTTGRPKGVILTHRNLVANVAQAIPVLEGTPDDRVLAVLPFFHIYGMTVLLNIALAARATVITMARFELPEFLRLIQDYRATYVFIAPPIAVALAKHPLVDDYDLSSLRTLFSGAAPLDASLAHAVADRLGCQVRQGYGMSELSPISHAMPRGRDDIPHGVVGLALPNIECKLVDPETGLAIVIPDIGVSEPGELLVRGPNVMLGYLGNEQATREILEADGFLHTGDIATISAEGYVRIIDRLKELIKYKGYQVAPAELEALLLSHPAIADAAVVGAPDADGQEVPKAFVVVLPGHVLLPGDVMAFVAERVAPHKKVRQVAFIDVIPKSTSGKILRKDLRALAPTP, encoded by the coding sequence ATGATCATCGCCAGCACGCACCCCGACGTCGAGATTCCCGACCTCAGCGTCTACGACTACCTGTTCGGCTCGATCACCGAGGAGGACAGGGACCGCACCGCCATGATCGACGCGGCCACCGGTGTGCCGACGAGCTACCGCGAGCTCGTGGCCGGCATCGACGCCGTTGCCGGTGCCCTCTCTGCCCGGGGGATCGGCCTCGGAGACGTCGTCGCTCTGCACGCCCCGAACTCGACAGCTTTCGCGATCATGTTCCACGGCATCCTCCGCTCCGGCGCGACCGCGACGACCATCAACTCGCTCTACGGCGCCGCCGAGATCGCCTCCCAGCTGCGCGACTCGCAGGCACGGCTGCTTTTCACCGTCACGCCGTTCCTGCCCCAGGCGAGCGAGGCGGCCGCGCTTGCCGGCCTGGCAGCGGATGCCGTCGCCCTGCTCGACCACGACGGCACGCGACTGTCCCTCGCCGACCTCATCCTCGAGGGTCACCCCGCACCGGTCGTCGTCTTCGACCCGGCCACCCACGTCGCCGTGCTTCCCTATTCCTCCGGAACCACCGGCAGGCCGAAGGGTGTCATCCTCACCCACCGCAACCTCGTGGCCAACGTCGCCCAGGCGATTCCGGTGCTCGAGGGCACCCCGGACGACCGCGTTCTCGCCGTGCTGCCGTTCTTCCACATCTACGGGATGACGGTGCTGCTCAACATCGCCCTCGCGGCCCGCGCGACGGTCATCACGATGGCCCGCTTCGAGCTCCCGGAATTCCTCCGGCTGATCCAGGACTACCGGGCCACCTACGTGTTCATCGCGCCGCCGATCGCCGTGGCCCTCGCGAAGCATCCGCTCGTGGACGACTACGACCTGTCGAGCCTGCGCACCCTGTTCTCCGGCGCCGCGCCACTCGACGCCTCGCTCGCCCATGCCGTCGCCGACCGCCTCGGCTGCCAGGTGCGCCAGGGCTACGGCATGAGCGAGCTGAGCCCGATCTCGCACGCGATGCCCCGGGGCCGCGATGACATCCCGCACGGCGTCGTCGGCCTCGCCCTCCCGAACATCGAGTGCAAGCTCGTCGACCCGGAGACCGGCCTCGCCATCGTCATTCCCGATATCGGAGTGAGCGAACCGGGCGAACTGCTCGTGCGCGGCCCGAACGTGATGCTCGGCTACCTCGGCAACGAGCAGGCGACCCGGGAGATCCTCGAGGCGGACGGTTTCCTGCACACCGGCGACATCGCGACCATCAGCGCGGAGGGCTACGTGAGGATCATCGACCGCCTCAAGGAGCTGATCAAGTACAAGGGCTACCAGGTCGCGCCGGCCGAACTCGAGGCCCTGTTGCTCAGCCACCCGGCGATCGCCGACGCCGCGGTCGTCGGCGCACCGGATGCCGACGGCCAGGAGGTGCCCAAGGCCTTCGTCGTCGTGCTTCCCGGCCACGTGCTCCTGCCGGGGGACGTGATGGCCTTCGTCGCCGAGCGGGTGGCGCCCCATAAGAAGGTGCGGCAGGTGGCCTTCATCGACGTCATTCCCAAGTCCACGTCCGGCAAGATCCTGCGGAAGGACCTGCGCGCGCTCGCCCCCACGCCGTGA
- a CDS encoding DUF2092 domain-containing protein has product MTPRNLMKWLPAIVIPAVIAVGALAVPLTAGAAVDLPDKTPAQVLALVGTSTVDALSGTIAQTSELGLPELPTTGPTASGNAGAASPLELLTGSHTGRVYLNGPDNIRLQVLDNLAERDLVRNGSDVWLYNSKDNSATHVTLPATDAADTDATTHGGMATPEQLAAKFLAAVDPSTTVSVGTDGSVAGRSVYDLVLTPKTAGTLVGTVSISVDSETGLPLAVEVTARGQEKPAFRIAFTELTLGAPDASLFTFSPPAGASVTEQALPDAASLGQKDAADQHAAAQAEAKKFLEGVSVHSSGVDGTGWDAVVELPAGSVPAELSSSPLLGELTTAVTGGRVISTALVSVLLTDDGRVFAGAVPTERLQAVAEGG; this is encoded by the coding sequence ATGACTCCCCGAAACCTCATGAAGTGGCTTCCGGCCATCGTCATCCCCGCCGTCATCGCCGTCGGCGCGCTCGCCGTCCCCCTCACCGCGGGTGCAGCCGTCGACCTGCCAGACAAGACGCCTGCGCAGGTGCTCGCCCTCGTCGGCACCAGCACCGTCGACGCGCTCTCCGGAACCATCGCACAGACCTCGGAGCTCGGCCTGCCCGAGCTGCCGACGACCGGGCCGACCGCGAGCGGGAACGCCGGCGCCGCCTCCCCGCTCGAACTCCTGACCGGCTCGCACACCGGGCGGGTCTACCTCAACGGGCCGGACAACATCCGCCTGCAGGTGCTCGACAACCTCGCCGAACGCGACCTCGTGCGCAACGGCAGTGACGTCTGGCTCTACAACTCGAAGGACAACTCTGCAACGCACGTGACCCTGCCGGCGACGGACGCCGCGGACACGGACGCGACCACCCACGGCGGCATGGCCACGCCGGAGCAGCTCGCCGCGAAGTTCCTCGCCGCGGTCGACCCGAGCACGACGGTATCGGTCGGCACGGACGGCAGCGTCGCGGGTCGGAGCGTCTACGACCTCGTGCTCACCCCGAAGACCGCCGGCACCCTCGTCGGAACCGTGTCGATCTCGGTCGACTCGGAGACCGGGCTGCCACTCGCCGTCGAGGTCACCGCCCGCGGGCAGGAGAAGCCGGCGTTCCGGATCGCCTTCACCGAACTCACGCTGGGGGCACCGGATGCCTCGCTCTTCACGTTCTCGCCGCCCGCCGGCGCGAGCGTGACCGAGCAGGCCCTCCCGGATGCCGCGTCCCTCGGCCAGAAGGATGCCGCTGACCAGCACGCGGCCGCGCAGGCGGAGGCGAAGAAGTTCCTCGAGGGCGTCAGTGTTCACTCGAGCGGTGTGGACGGCACGGGCTGGGACGCCGTCGTCGAACTCCCGGCCGGATCCGTTCCCGCCGAACTCTCCTCCTCGCCGCTGCTCGGCGAGCTCACAACCGCCGTGACCGGCGGGCGCGTGATCTCGACCGCTCTCGTGAGCGTGCTGCTCACCGATGACGGGCGGGTCTTCGCCGGCGCCGTGCCGACTGA